A genomic region of Runella rosea contains the following coding sequences:
- a CDS encoding CPBP family intramembrane glutamic endopeptidase: MEEIQPEIIHSVPQRPPWRNVMLLLGLVLLGMSIGNIVAMLMILLIGVLLGGPNNLEQISQLIQEPQLFPHAWWYLMILHSVSHLFTFLIPGVVYWRWSEQHRVEEFISRPAPSFLTMALVFFTVIAFLPLNSWIIEWNSHLHLPEGLQRVENWMRYKEDELAGMTQFLTDFDSWLKFIVALCVIAVIPAVGEEVLFRGIIQRKIFHKIRDVHASVWLTAALFSAIHLQFYGFVPRLLLGAMFGYLYFWTRNLWAPILAHFINNGLTVLAIFLSHRKVLDFEISSAESSVSWIGAVLSLVLTAALLLNLKVISQRSNLKNGT; the protein is encoded by the coding sequence GTGGAAGAAATTCAGCCAGAAATTATTCATAGCGTTCCGCAACGTCCTCCCTGGCGTAATGTGATGTTATTGCTTGGGCTGGTTTTGCTGGGAATGTCTATCGGCAATATTGTGGCTATGCTTATGATTCTTCTGATAGGCGTGCTCCTTGGTGGGCCAAACAATTTAGAGCAAATTTCGCAGTTGATTCAGGAGCCGCAGTTGTTTCCCCATGCGTGGTGGTATTTAATGATACTTCACTCGGTTTCCCACCTCTTTACATTTTTGATTCCTGGCGTTGTTTATTGGCGTTGGTCCGAACAGCACCGGGTAGAAGAGTTTATAAGTCGACCAGCTCCTTCATTTTTGACTATGGCGCTGGTTTTTTTTACGGTTATTGCTTTTCTGCCGCTCAACAGTTGGATTATCGAATGGAACAGCCACCTTCATCTGCCCGAAGGCCTGCAGCGGGTTGAAAATTGGATGCGCTACAAAGAAGATGAATTGGCGGGGATGACGCAGTTTTTGACCGACTTCGATTCCTGGCTGAAATTTATTGTGGCCTTGTGTGTCATTGCCGTGATTCCTGCCGTTGGGGAAGAAGTATTATTCAGAGGAATTATTCAGCGAAAGATATTTCACAAAATTAGGGATGTTCATGCTTCCGTTTGGTTGACTGCAGCTTTGTTTAGTGCTATTCACCTCCAATTTTATGGATTTGTGCCCAGATTGCTTCTAGGGGCAATGTTTGGCTATTTGTATTTTTGGACCCGAAACTTATGGGCTCCCATTTTGGCTCATTTTATTAATAATGGACTCACGGTTTTGGCCATATTTCTGTCTCACCGCAAAGTGCTTGATTTTGAAATATCCTCAGCAGAATCGTCGGTATCCTGGATTGGAGCGGTTCTTTCATTAGTATTGACGGCTGCACTGTTATTGAAT